The genomic stretch CATGCACCAGCAGCACGGCCGGGCGCGCGACGATCTCGTCCAGCAGCGCATCGCCGCCGATCATGCCGCCGGAATAGGCCAGCACGCAGGCGGCATCGGGCACCGCGCCGCGCAGCCCGGCCTCCAGCACCGTCATGGCCCCCTGGCTGAAGCCCATCAGCGCCACCCGGTCGGGCGGAATCGACAGCCGCTCCGCCTCGGCCGCCACGAAGGCACCGAGTGCGGCGGCCCCGGCCTGCACGCCGGCGCGCAACTGCGCCTCGCTGCGGTCCCACAGCGCGAACCATTGCCGGCCATTGGGCAGGCCCTCGATTCGTTCGGGTGCGTGGGGGGCGACGAAGGCAGCACCCGGCACGGCCGGCGCCCAGACGCCCGCCAGGTCGATCAGATCGTCCCCATCGGCGCCGAGCCCATGCACCAGCACCACCAGCGCATCAGGGGTGCCGCCATTCAGCGGACCGCGGCGCGGCCCGTCCAGTTCCACCATGGTCGGCTCCCTTTGGTCGTATCGTGCGCAGGCACGTCAGTCACATCGTTGCGCAGGCACGTCGGTCACATCGTTGCGCAGGCACGTTGGTCGCATTCCGCAAGG from Roseomonas fluvialis encodes the following:
- a CDS encoding alpha/beta hydrolase — encoded protein: MVELDGPRRGPLNGGTPDALVVLVHGLGADGDDLIDLAGVWAPAVPGAAFVAPHAPERIEGLPNGRQWFALWDRSEAQLRAGVQAGAAALGAFVAAEAERLSIPPDRVALMGFSQGAMTVLEAGLRGAVPDAACVLAYSGGMIGGDALLDEIVARPAVLLVHGEDDEVVPAAASRAAAAAMEAAGVPVRALFRPGLGHGLDDVGLAAGAQVLHGLLKGA